Genomic segment of Umezawaea sp. Da 62-37:
CCCCGTCGATTTCGAGGGCGACCCGTGCCGTTTCCTGGTCGATGTCGCGGATCTCGTCTCCGCCGCCTCGTGGGCGGTGCGGTTGCCGGAGGTCACCATCACGGTCGATGGGAGCACGGTCCGTCTACACGGCGACGGCATCGGCCGTGTTCTGTCCGCTACCGATGGGAGCACCGTCCTTCTGTATGGCGACGGCGTCGATCATGTTCTGCCCGCCACCGGTGGTCCTACGCCCCGTCTACAGGGCGGCGGCATCAGCTGTGTCCTGCCCGACGCTGGCGGGGACACGACTCATCCGCATGCCGCGATCGCCGATGCCGATGGCGACCTGTCCGCGGTGGCCCGTGTCCTGCCGACCGTCGAGGGCGCGTTTCCCGATTATCGGTTGATGCTCGAGGGCCTGTCCGCGGCCCGGTACCGGGTCATCACCGACCGGTCCGCTTTGGGTACGGCCGTCACCGATCGTGCTGCTCCGTCTGCCGCTGTCGTCGACGGGTCCGTCCTGCACGGGGCTGTCGCCGACCTCAATGGGCCGCTCGTCCTGTGTACGGACGAACACGGTCTCACCCTTGATTCCTGCGGGACGACCATCACCCTGGCGGCGATCTGTGTCGGTGGGCCGGTGCGCATCGCTTTCGACCCGGTGGTGCTGCTGGCCGCGCTCGACGCCAGCGTGGGCCCCGATGTGCTGCTGGAGATCTCCTCGCCCTTCGAATCCGTGGTCGTCCGCTCGGCGGACCAGGGCGGTTTCACCACCCTGGTCATGCCGGTCCGTGACCCCCTCGACCCTCCGTGACCTCCCGTGCCCCCGGTGCCCTGCGTGACTCCCGCGACCCTCCGTGCCCCCCCGGTGCCCTCAACCCCCTGGGTGCCCCTCTGTGGCATCTCCCGCGACACCCAACTGATTGAGAGAATGGTTTCCGTGGACCCGGACAACCCCGTTATCAAGCTGTGTACCGAGGGAATGCGCGCCGAGACCGAAGGCCGCCCCGACGACGCCCGCGCCTTGTTCGAACAGGCGTGGGATGCCGCGGGTGATGATTACGAGGCGTGTGTCGCCGCGCATTACCTAGCCCGTCACCAACCCACCCCCGAGTTGACCCTGCACTGGAATCGGGTGTGCCTGACCCGCGCCGATCTGGTGGGTGATGGCCGGGTCAAGGGTTTCCGTACCTCGTTGCATCTGAACATGGCCAAGGCGCACCCCGACCCCGACCGGGCGCGTGAGCACTACACCCTGGCCGCGGCGCATCTGTCGGATGTGCCGCCGGGTCCGTATGCCGACGCCACGCGCATGTCCATCGCCGATGGCTTCCGCTCCACCGGCGTGACCGGTCCGCGACCCGTCGAGCCGCTGCTCGTGAACCTGTTCACCAGGCTCCGTGCCCTCGGCGATCTCAAGGCGTTGGCCCTGTTGTTGCCCGTCTATCTCACCGATCTGGGCACCGAGGAGGATCGCCTGCGTCTGCTCGCGGCGTTGGGCATGGTCCATGCCGCCCGTTGGCTGCCCGACGACGAGCAGGCGATCCTCGGCCAGGTCATCGGCGCGCTCACGCAGACCTGACCTGTGCCCCGCCCCCGGCCCCTGTACGACCCCCGGTTTTCCGTACGGGCCACGGGCCACGGGCCCATGGCCCATGTCCTGCCGTCCGGTTGTGTCGGCGGGCCTGTGCGGATTGGTTTCGACCCGGTGGTGTTGCCGGCGGTGTTCGAGGCGGGTGTCGGTGTCGGTCCCGACGTGCTGCTGGAGATCTCTTTCCGCTTCCCGGCTCCCGTATGGCCCGCGGCGGCGTACCTGTCGGATGTGCCGCCGGGTCCGTATGCCGATGCCACGCGCATGTCCATCGCCGATGGCTTCCGCGCCACCGGCGTGACCGGTCCACGACCCGTCGAGCCGCTGCTGGCCGAGTTGTTCGTCAGGCTCCGTGCCCGCGGTGACCTCAAAGCCCTGGCACTGTTGCTGCCCGCCTACCTCACCGATCTGGGTACCGGCGAGGACGGCCTGCGCCTGGCCATGGCGTTGGGCATGGTCCATGCCGCCCGTTGGCTCCCGGACGACGAGCAGCGCCTCCTCGGCCGGGCCATCGGCGCTCACGCAGGCCTGACCGGTGTGGTGGTGCGGCCCGGTCAGGCCGCACCACCACACCGGGAGGCCCACACCGGGAGGCCCACACCGGGAGGCCCACACCGGGAGGCCCACACCGGGAGGCCCACACCGGGAGGCCCACACCGGGAGGCCCACACCGGGAGGCCCACACCGGGAGGCCCACACCGGGAGGCCCACACCGGGAGGCCCACACCGGGAGGCCCACACCGGGAGGCCCACACCGGGAGGCCCACACCGGGAGGCCCACACCGGGAGGCCCACACCGGGAGGCCCACACCGGGAGGCCCACACCGGGAGGCCCACACCGGGAGGCCCACACCGGGAGGCCCACACCGGGAGGCCCACACCGGGAGGCCCACACCGGGAGGCCCACACCGGGAGGCCCACACCGGGAGGCCCACACCGGGAGGCCCACACCGGGAGGCCCACACCGGGAGGCCCACACCGGGAGGCCCACACCGGGAGGCCCACACCGGGAGGCCCACACCGGGAGGCCCACACCGGGAGGCCCACACCGGGAGGCCCGGTCCGGGAGACCCGGTCCGGGTAATGATGTGTCCTTCTGCCGTACCACCGGTCTGCAAACCCGGTCCGGGCGGCGATGCGCCTTTCCACTGCCTGGGAACCTGGACCGGGCGGGCGATGTGTCCTTCCACCGGTCCGCAAACCCAGGCGGGCAGAGCAATGTGTCCTTCTTCCGCACCACTGGTCCGCAAACCCGGAACCACCGGTCCGCAAACCCGGACCGGGTAACGATGTGCCCTTCTACTGCCCGCGAACCGGGGGCAGGCGGTGATGTGCCCTTCTGCCGCACCACGACCGGTCCGGGAACCTGGA
This window contains:
- a CDS encoding MerR family transcriptional regulator, translated to MDDTAAAADAMDATAATANTDVPDDTDASDAPVGPDAPGDSDSDADSDSGSGSAVGAGAGAGVLVGIGVFARRVGVAPSALRFYDDVAVLRPAFVDVTTGYRYYAPDQEPRATLIRRLREAGVPLTDVSVVLDGPRERARAVLEEHARKIRATAASAQAALAEILRDLSGARPTVVRLGGAELAGAVRQVSPAVASGPARGGFPVLGCVLVELDRHEVRLVATNRYRLAVRALCPVDFEGDPCRFLVDVADLVSAASWAVRLPEVTITVDGSTVRLHGDGIGRVLSATDGSTVLLYGDGVDHVLPATGGPTPRLQGGGISCVLPDAGGDTTHPHAAIADADGDLSAVARVLPTVEGAFPDYRLMLEGLSAARYRVITDRSALGTAVTDRAAPSAAVVDGSVLHGAVADLNGPLVLCTDEHGLTLDSCGTTITLAAICVGGPVRIAFDPVVLLAALDASVGPDVLLEISSPFESVVVRSADQGGFTTLVMPVRDPLDPP